The Bacteroidales bacterium genome contains the following window.
CGTTATTTTATTTTTGTTTTTTAACTTAATTATTGTTTGTAGTCAAGCACAACAACGTTTGGCGGTCGATTCTTTTTTTAATCGTAACTTAACTTCGCACCAACGCGATTCCATTCAACGGCTTATAGCGTATTATACGCACCTAATAGAGGCCGATTCGCTTAATCAGCAAGCATATTTCGAAAGAGCTAAACTGTATGTCGATTTAGGCATGCAACACAAGGCCGTGAAAGATTATTCACGTTTAATACTTATAGATTCGCTTAATCCTATTTACTATTACAACAGGGCGATTTGCAGAAGTAAATATGGTTTTACACTCGATGCATGTAGCGATATGTATAAAGCCTCACAAATGGGACTTTTGCAAGCACAAGAAGTTTATCAACGTAAATGTGCTTTATATAAGAATCAACTAGAAAAGTAGGGGAATGAAAGTTCAGCATTGGAATTATTATATAAAAAATTCGTTACACCAGTTGTACGAATACAACGAAGCGAAATCGATTACCGAATGGCTGCTTAGCGATGTTTTAAAGTTTAAATACAGAGTGCAGGTTTACGAAGAAAAAGATTATATAACAAGCGATTATCAAAATAAATTAATACAACAAAAATTTAAACGTCTTTTACGATACGAGCCTATTCAATATGTTATTCATAAAGCTTGGTTTTGCGATTTAGAATTTTTTGTATGTCCAGCTGTACTTATTCCACGTCCCGAAACCGAAGAGCTGTGCTACAAAATTCTCAACGAAGTCAATATTCCCAATGCCTCTGTGCTCGATATTGGCACCGGTAGCGGTTGTCTTGCTATTTCGTTAAAGAAAAAACGCCCATTATGGCAATTAGTCGCCACCGATATTTCTAAAAAAGCCATTAAAATAGCCTCTTGTAATGCTAAGCGGCATCTGGTAAATGTTAATTTTATGCTAGATGATGTATTACAAACTACTATTGCCGATAAAACCAATTATTTTGATGTAATTGTTAGTAATCCGCCTTATATTCCTGAATCCGAAAAAAATAAGATGTTAGATAATGTTGTAAAATACGAACCTTCGATAGCGCTATTTGTACCCGACGACGATCCTATTGTTTATTACCGTGCCATTATGAAGCTTGCAAACCATATATTAAAGCCTAACGGAAGTTTATATTTAGAAGTGCACGAATATTATGCAGATTTAGTGATGCAAATGTTTGTAGAAAACTTATGGAATACCAATATTGATCTCGATATTCACGGAAAAAAGCGATTTATAAAAGCTCAAAAGAATGGATGATCTAAAAAATTGGTTACAAAAAATGCAGCATGTATGTTCGTCGAAAGAATATTGTAAATTCGATATACAACAAAAGCTAAAATCGTCGAATTTAAATTCTGATTCGATCGAACGCATATTATCTGAACTCGAAGAACAACATTACATTGACGAAGATCGTTATATACACGCTTTTGTACACGATAAATTTTGGATTAACCGATGGGGAAAGATGAAAATACGTTATGCCCTGTACCAAAAGCAACTTCCGGAAGGTAAAATAGAAAATGCACTTAACGAAATTACCGATGATGAATATATTCAACATTTTACATCATTGGCAAAAGCAAAATGGAAAAGCTTATCGGATAACGACGAGCCAATACGACAACAAAAACTCATTCGATATTTAATGGGACGAGGCGTTGAATTCGAAATTGCGAAAAAAATAGCCAACGACGTAAATAGTTAATCACAAATTTAACCCAAGTGATGAATAAACAATTCAATCATGCTAACAAAAATAGTAATATTTTTTGAGTAATCGACTCTTCACCCACCGTCATACCGAGCTTGTCGAGGTATAACCATACGCAAAACAAAATGGGCATTGGGTTCATTCTTCGACAAGCTCAGAATGACGAGCCAAGATGGGGAAAAATTAAACGAATTAAGATCTTTACAAAACTAAAATAATACAACAGTATTCGTTATTGCAATTAAAAAATCAATCTTAACATGATAAAAACCGCAATAACAAAAAAGAGTTTTGCAAACGTTTTCTTATATCTCATCATTCGAAATATCAAAAAATCGTTCAAAGAAATCGGTTATTTTTTGGAGTACGGTTTCTCTTTTTTTGGTTCTTTCGCCACTGGGAGTAAATCGAGACATGGGCGGAAGAATTTGGGCAAACTCGGTTCCGATGCTTTCGATGTAGCCTCTTTTAAAAGAATTTCTTATAAACGTATAGGTTTTTTCGCGATCGAGTTTTTCTTCATCGATCATTTTTTCCAACTCTTTTATCCGTTTTTCAACGATATAGCTTTGCCATCTGTCGCGAATAGGTTCTTCTACTCCTTTAACTTCTTTTAGAATATCGAGTTCTTGAATGAATTCGAGAATCAGATCCTTTTTATTGCGAAGTTTTAAGCTCGCATCAATAGCTTTGATGATATCTACCAATATCTCTTTATTCTTGATGTGGTCTTGATGGTATTTCTGTATCAACTCTAAAATGTAGTCGATGTTAATTTCGACCTGTTTGATGAGTTCAATTTCGAAAACCAGATCGTCGTTTATGGTTTCTTTTTCAGCATCAGAAGATTTTCGGTATTGGTTGTAAAGATCGATATATATGCTTTGGTAATCCTGAAAATCTCGTTCGGCAAGAATTTCGTTACCGCTAAACTGGTCAAAAGTGCTGAGAATATTTTTTAATCGTAGTATTTTACCGTACAGTTTGATAAATTCTTTTTGTTTATGCTCACCTACAATGGGTTTTCCAATGGGGTATTTTTCGAGCATTTCTTCGACCAATGCTTTGTAGCCTGGTTTTTCTTCGTTTTTTTCTGCATCGGTATAGCCATAGTAGTAATCTTCGTATGGGCGAATAAGTACAATGCTGCTGGCTTCTTTGTCGCCAAAAAGGGCAATGGCTTTGTTGGTCTCTTCTTCGAGATTGCGAAAGCAAACGATATTGCCATGGGTCTTAACTGCGTTAAGGATACGGTTGGTGCGTGAGAACGCTTGCAATAGTCCGTGCATTCGGAGGTTTTTATCTACCCACAGGGTGTTGAGTGTGGTGGCATCGAAGCCGGTAAGAAACATATTAACCACAATGAGCATATCGATTTCGCGGTTTTTCATCCGCTGGCTTACATCTTTGTAATAATTCTGAAATTTATCGGATGAGGTATCGTACGAGGTGCCAAACATGGCGTTGTAGTCGCGGATAGCATCTTCGAGAAAATCGCGAGAACTTTTGTCGAGCCCTGTGGTGTCTTCGGAGTTTTCGTCCAACACACCATCTAAGTCGTCTTCGTTGGTGGCAAAGCTATAGATAAGCGCAATTTTTAGTGCTTTGCTTGGTGGCAAAAGGTTGATTTGTTTTTTAAACTCTGCGTAGTATTTTTTTGCAACATCTATAGAAGAAACTGCCAATATGGAGTTAAATCCTGCCAAACGGCGTTCGTTGAGTTGGTAAAACGAGTTTCGTTTGGTTTTTTGGTCAAAGTGGTCGATGATGTAGGTTACAATTTGGGCAATGCGTTCGGGAGCTTCTAATGCTCGTTCTCTATCGATATCGGGCACCTTTTTGTCCTCAATTTGTTCGGCTTCGTGCATGGTTGAGACATAATCTACTTTAAACGGAAGGACATTTCTGTCTCTGATGGCATCGACAATGGTATAAGCGTGTAAACGTTCGCCAAACACCTGGTCGGTGGTTCGCATATCGGGGCGGTATGGGTTAGAAGCATTCACCGCAAAAATGGGTGTTCCGGTGAAGCCAAAGAGATGATATTTTTTGAACGCTTTGGTAATAGCGGCATGCATTTCGCCAAACTGGCTGCGATGACATTCGTCGAAAATGAGCACCACGTGGCCATCAAATATGGTATGACCTTTATTGGCTTTGATGAATCGCTCCAGTTTCTGAATGGTGGTGATGATAATGCGGGCTTTGGGGTCTTCGAGCTGGCGTTTTAATATGGCGGTGCTTGTGTTGCTGTTGGCGGCTCCCCTTTCAAACCTGTCGTACTCTTTCATTGTCTGGTAGTCTAAGTCTTTGCGGTCAACTACAAAGAGCACTTTATCGATGTAGGCTAAACGGCTTGCCAACTGTGCGGTCTTGAAACTGGTAAGGGTTTTGCCCGAGCCTGTGGTGTGCCATATATAGCCTCCTGCTTCTATGGTTCCGTATTTTTTGTAATTGCTGCTGATTTCGATTTTTTTCAGAATCTTTTCGGTTGCAACAATCTGGTAAGGTCGCATTACCAGCAAAAGCCTTTCGGTGGTAAAAACACAGTACCGCGTGAGTACATTCAAAAGGGTATGGCGGGCAAAAAATGTTTTTGTAAAGTCCATCAGGTCCATGATGGGGTTGTTGGTCTCGTCGGCCCACCAGCTGGTAAACTCAAAGCTGTTGCTCGTGCGTTTGCCTTTGGGGGCTTTTCGGTCGCTCATCTCTTTGATGTGCTGAAACCGTGTGGTGTTGCTGTAATACTTGGTATGCGTACCATTGGAAATAACAAAAATCTGAATATACTCAAAAAGACCCGTTCCTGACCAAAAGCTTTCGCGCTGGTAGCGGTTAATCTGATTGAAAGCCTCTTGCAGAGCGACACCTCGGCGTTTTAGCTCTATATGTACCAGCGGAAGACCATTGACAAGTATGGTAACATCGTAGCGATTGGAGCGAACTCCCTCATCGGTTGCGTATTGATGGGTAACCTGCAGTTTATTGTTGTGGATGTTTTGTTTATCGATTAAGTAAATGTTTTTTGTAGTTCCATCGCTGCGTTTTAGTATTTTAATATAATCTTCTTGTATGGTAGCAGTTTTTTCGGTGATACTGTGATTGGGATTGGCTATTTCTGATTTTAAAAAATGGTTCCATTCTTCATCGGTAAAGGCAATGTTATTGAGTGTTTCAAGACAGCTGCGAAGGTTTTTAATAAGTTCCGCTTCGTTTTTGAACGTAAGGTATTCATAGCCCTGTGTTTGCAGTCGTTTGATGAAGGCGTTTTCTAATTCAGCTTCGGTTTGGTAGCTCGTTTCTGTGCGGTATTCTGGCTGATATTCTGCAACAACGGTGCTTTGGGTATTTTCGGCTACTAAGTTGTATTTTGTGTTGTTGTTCATATTTTGTCCTTTTTTAAGTAATCTAAACCTTTTTTTGTTGTTTTATACTTTTGATTTTTACTTGTTGGTTTGTCTGGAATGGTTAATTCTAAAAGGCCATTTTCTATCAATGGAGTTAAAATAAATTTTCTAAAATATTCTCTATCATTGATAGATATATACCTTTGTATTTCTTCTCTCGATTTCTCTGTTTGACAAAATATTAAAATTTTACTGTCTCTTTGTATGTTATAACTGTCATCTTGGGGGGTATCTTGCGGGGTATCTTGCGGGGTAACTTGCGGGGTTAATGGAATAATAATTTTAAAAATATCTTCTTCAATCAATTCAGGGATTGCATTTGAGTATATTTTAACATATTTAGTAAGATTCCTTACACCTGAACCTAACTCATCTGCAAAACCAATTTCTTTAAAAACCCTTGCAATAGTTGGATTTTTAGGATAGGGAGAAAAATCTTTAAGATTGATTTTACCATGACCATAAGGCTTATTAGCGTTTTCTGTTCTGATTTGATTTTTTTCAATAATAAATTTTGCAGGGAAAGCACTTGTAAATTCTCTGTGCATTAAAATGTTGGATGCAATTTCTCGTAAAATTTTATTTCTAACGCTAATTCTTTGAGTTCCTTCTAAGTAAAATGGGTCTGGCAAGTGTTTTTCTCCAAAGGCAATGATTCTTTCAAAACTGTCAATTAAATTGACTCTTACATCATCTCTGTCATCGTATCTATCTAAATTTTCTCTTCTTAATATTAAATCGGTTTTGTAATGAGGCACAACGGATAAAATAGTTTTTTCTTTTCCAAATAATAAAATTCCTGCTAAAGTAATTCCTTCCTCGTTGGTTTGATAATTTTTTGAATACAACTTTGCACTTTTTAATAATTCTAAGTTATCCAACTCTTTCCAAGGATGAGAAGGATTTTGGTTTACTGCTAAATTTCTCGCTTTATTTATTAGATGTTCGTCTAAATCGTCTAATTTGCAATAAGGATAAATTTTATTTTCGGAATAAGATAGTTGTTTTTTTAAGTAAAGCTGAGTTACGAGTGTATGATTGTCGGTTATATCCAAATCTCCATCTTCGTTTCTATCGTAGATTCTATTTTTATATTTCTGAACCTGCGAACCAACGGGTACATA
Protein-coding sequences here:
- the prmC gene encoding peptide chain release factor N(5)-glutamine methyltransferase encodes the protein MKVQHWNYYIKNSLHQLYEYNEAKSITEWLLSDVLKFKYRVQVYEEKDYITSDYQNKLIQQKFKRLLRYEPIQYVIHKAWFCDLEFFVCPAVLIPRPETEELCYKILNEVNIPNASVLDIGTGSGCLAISLKKKRPLWQLVATDISKKAIKIASCNAKRHLVNVNFMLDDVLQTTIADKTNYFDVIVSNPPYIPESEKNKMLDNVVKYEPSIALFVPDDDPIVYYRAIMKLANHILKPNGSLYLEVHEYYADLVMQMFVENLWNTNIDLDIHGKKRFIKAQKNG
- a CDS encoding RecX family transcriptional regulator, translating into MDDLKNWLQKMQHVCSSKEYCKFDIQQKLKSSNLNSDSIERILSELEEQHYIDEDRYIHAFVHDKFWINRWGKMKIRYALYQKQLPEGKIENALNEITDDEYIQHFTSLAKAKWKSLSDNDEPIRQQKLIRYLMGRGVEFEIAKKIANDVNS
- a CDS encoding type I restriction endonuclease subunit R, which translates into the protein MNNNTKYNLVAENTQSTVVAEYQPEYRTETSYQTEAELENAFIKRLQTQGYEYLTFKNEAELIKNLRSCLETLNNIAFTDEEWNHFLKSEIANPNHSITEKTATIQEDYIKILKRSDGTTKNIYLIDKQNIHNNKLQVTHQYATDEGVRSNRYDVTILVNGLPLVHIELKRRGVALQEAFNQINRYQRESFWSGTGLFEYIQIFVISNGTHTKYYSNTTRFQHIKEMSDRKAPKGKRTSNSFEFTSWWADETNNPIMDLMDFTKTFFARHTLLNVLTRYCVFTTERLLLVMRPYQIVATEKILKKIEISSNYKKYGTIEAGGYIWHTTGSGKTLTSFKTAQLASRLAYIDKVLFVVDRKDLDYQTMKEYDRFERGAANSNTSTAILKRQLEDPKARIIITTIQKLERFIKANKGHTIFDGHVVLIFDECHRSQFGEMHAAITKAFKKYHLFGFTGTPIFAVNASNPYRPDMRTTDQVFGERLHAYTIVDAIRDRNVLPFKVDYVSTMHEAEQIEDKKVPDIDRERALEAPERIAQIVTYIIDHFDQKTKRNSFYQLNERRLAGFNSILAVSSIDVAKKYYAEFKKQINLLPPSKALKIALIYSFATNEDDLDGVLDENSEDTTGLDKSSRDFLEDAIRDYNAMFGTSYDTSSDKFQNYYKDVSQRMKNREIDMLIVVNMFLTGFDATTLNTLWVDKNLRMHGLLQAFSRTNRILNAVKTHGNIVCFRNLEEETNKAIALFGDKEASSIVLIRPYEDYYYGYTDAEKNEEKPGYKALVEEMLEKYPIGKPIVGEHKQKEFIKLYGKILRLKNILSTFDQFSGNEILAERDFQDYQSIYIDLYNQYRKSSDAEKETINDDLVFEIELIKQVEINIDYILELIQKYHQDHIKNKEILVDIIKAIDASLKLRNKKDLILEFIQELDILKEVKGVEEPIRDRWQSYIVEKRIKELEKMIDEEKLDREKTYTFIRNSFKRGYIESIGTEFAQILPPMSRFTPSGERTKKRETVLQKITDFFERFFDISNDEI
- a CDS encoding putative DNA binding domain-containing protein, coding for MIARIKKILQMGEGISVEFKSCKDQLPQSIYETVCSFLNRNGGDILLGVKDNKEIEGISQDRIEQIKKDFISTINNPNVMSPPVYLLINQVEIDNKPILHIYVPVGSQVQKYKNRIYDRNEDGDLDITDNHTLVTQLYLKKQLSYSENKIYPYCKLDDLDEHLINKARNLAVNQNPSHPWKELDNLELLKSAKLYSKNYQTNEEGITLAGILLFGKEKTILSVVPHYKTDLILRRENLDRYDDRDDVRVNLIDSFERIIAFGEKHLPDPFYLEGTQRISVRNKILREIASNILMHREFTSAFPAKFIIEKNQIRTENANKPYGHGKINLKDFSPYPKNPTIARVFKEIGFADELGSGVRNLTKYVKIYSNAIPELIEEDIFKIIIPLTPQVTPQDTPQDTPQDDSYNIQRDSKILIFCQTEKSREEIQRYISINDREYFRKFILTPLIENGLLELTIPDKPTSKNQKYKTTKKGLDYLKKDKI